The genomic interval GGTGCGCAGGCTTTTTAGACCACGAAATTTTGCAAGACGCTCACGTGCTAAAACATTTGGGTGAAGTTCAATCTCGTCCGGAAATTCCCGGTCTTCTGCTGCCTCATCGGTTTTACGTCTTCTGAAAGCAGCTAGTTGCTCTGCCTCTGCCTCATCATCTGGATTGGGATCCAAAAACATCTCTGATTGTGGATATTCTGATGGCGCAGCTTCTGTAGGTTCTCTTGGTGCAAGACCTTCAGCCCCATCTTGAGGAAGAGCAGGTGTGTCCATTGTCATTTCTTCGtcatcaaaatcttccaTGTCGGAGCCTGAATCGGAGAAATGGTCCCCGAGAAACCATGCTGATTGATAGTTGGATGTACCTTTAGGAAGTCGTTTTGGTGCAGCAGGCAAATGCGTCTCATCGTCAGAGAAGTAGTGGTGATCATCAAGTAGTACACCGCGCTTCTCTGTTGGGGCAACGGACATAGCGgcatcatcatcgtcctcCATCATAATCCCTTCAGGTGCAAGTTCCGCAAGATCATCCTGATCTTCACCGGGCGTTTCAAGGACAGTCTCATCGTTAGAATCATCCGTAGCCATTTCGTCCGTTCGCCTCTTTTTAGAGGCCAATGGCGCAGCTGTTATCTTCTCAATCTGGAAATCGCCCCAGTCTCCAACTGAGATCAATCTATCCGCTTTCAATCCCTTGCCTCTGACAAAACCAGTCAGTACAACATTTTGCTGCTCGTTTGTTGGCCATTGAACTTCATCAACCAACATccaacttctttcttccctccaTCGAATTCCTTTCGGGGCTAAAGTACATAATGACCTCATCAAATTGGCGCATTCTTGTCTTGAGTCTAGGTTGTGTACTTTTTCTTGGTCCGGGTGGAAGTGCTGAACGTATGATTTGAGCGATGAAAGAATTCCAGGTCTTCGTTTGGGTGGCTCAATCTTGTCAAGTCCTTGCACAACAGTCAAGGTAGTCGACAATCCCTGGCTTTCCACACTGCGGATAATAAGTTCACCTAACTCATCAACTTCTTGTTCCGGCGACAAGATAAAGACTACAAAGTCCGCCACTCTACTAGCATTCATGCAGCTGAACAACTCCTTCTTGgtgataatatattgaacCTTCTGCTTGAATCTGTCGATGTCGGCACGAACAATTCCTTCTTCGggaacatcaatatcaacgtCCAGACTTCCAGTCAAACTTCGGACTGCAGCTGCAGCATTTGCATCATCGCATAGCGGTACGAGAGCTACAATTCTTGGTGCGCCATCACGTCCTTGGAAAACATTCAAGTCCCTCTGATGTTCCTTGTGTTTTGTGTTCTGCTTTTGGCGGGCTTGATTACGACGATCAAATTTCGACATAAGTTGTTGATGAGGAGATTTTCGGTGGCTCAAATCTTGCACCTTGCCTACGAAGATTAGCATTTACTCGTTTCATGTACGGATCAAAGCTGACCTTTTGACAATTCTTTCAATGCGCCTTTAGAAGCCTTTCGTGACTTGAAAGCTTTGTgggttgtttttgttgtacTCCTATGGGAGTGCTGTCCAGTAGGTGCTGGAGCCATATTGCCGTTGCCTCCGGCTTTAAATCTGAAAGGAATAGAAGCCAGAttggaattttcaaatatccaatttttcaaattttgactCAACAGATggaatttatttgaatttagatCACAACGTGGGGCTTGAGATTTTTTTGTGCGATAAGTTAAAGTTCTTATCTCTTTTATCGCTTATCGTTGAGACTTTTTTTGCCAGCGGCCGCTTGTTCCGCCTTCAGAATATTTTCTACGGAACTCAATAGTTTACAAATATTTGCGCTCTCCTGGAATAGGTAGTCGAAACACTGTCAATTCTACTTCGACCGAGAATCGCTAGTCATATCAACATGGCAGATATAATGGAGTTGACAGATAATTCCCCTTCGAATGGAGCGGTACCTATCAAACGAGCTAGAACAGAGCTGGCCACCACAGAATCAGAGTCGCAGTCGCAATTACGCCGTCGCAAGGAAGCAAATAAAGCATATGGCAGAGGAGGAAAGATCCCCATACATTCAATCAAGGATAAAAAGCTTAGAGGGAATCTTAAGAAGCTCGAGGCACGAAACAAAACGGCGATACTTAGAGCAAAAGATGCCGAGATTTTACTTGAGAACGAAGACGGTTTCTTAGAACCGGAAAATGAATTGGAACGAACATACAAGGTCCGACAGGATGAGATTAAACAGAGTGTACCTCTCGAGACTGCAAAGAAAGGATTCGAGCTTAAGTTGGATCAATTAGGACCATATGTGTGCGACTATACAAGAAACGGAAAGGACCTCTTATTGGCTGGTAGGAAAGGTCATGTCGCGACAATGGACTGGAGGGAAGGAAAATTGGGATGTGAATTACAACTTGGAGAAACTGTCAGAGATGCAAAATGGTTACACAACAACCAGCTGTTTGCAGTTGCGCAAAAGAAATATGTTTACATATATGATGGAGCAGGTGTTGAGCTGCACTGTTTGAAGAAACATATCGAGGTTACGAATATGGAATTCCTTCCTTACCACTACCTTTTGGCTACTGTGGTATGTAAAAACAGCCATTTCAACTTTTCATATCTGACTTTTCTAGGGAAATGCTGGACACTTAAAATATCAAGACATCTCAACCGGTCAAATGGTTATGGAAATGCCCACGAAATTGGGATCGCCTACCTCTCTTACTCAGAACCCTCGAAATGCAATCCTTCATATGGGTCATCAAAACGGAACAGTCACCTTATGGTCGCCTAATTCTACTACGCCGCTAGTCAAATTATTGGCACATCGTGGTCCAGTACGATCATTAGCTGTAGATAGAGAGGGTAGATACATGGTTTCTACTGGACAAGACATGAAGATGTCTGTCTGGGATGTTCGAATGTTCAAAGAAGTCAATAGTTATTTTACACGACAGCCAGCTTCGTCAGTTGCTATTTCTGACCGAGGATTAACAGCTGTCGGATGGGGCACTCAAGTTTCTATCTGGCGGGGTCTTTTCTCCAAAAGCTCTCTAGAACAGGAGAAAATACAAAGTCCGTACATGGCATGGGGTGGCGAGGGCAATCGAATTGAGCGTGTACGTTGGTGTCCATTTGAGGATGTGTTGGGAACTTCGCACGATTCCGGGTTCTCGTCGATATTGGTTCCAGGTGCTGGAGAAGCCAACTTCGATGCTCTGGAGGTTAATCCATTCGAGACCACTAAGCAACGACAAGAGGCTGAAGTGAAATCGTTGCTCAATAAGCTCCAACCAGAAATGATCTCATTGGACCCCAATTACATTGGTAATCTTGACCTGAGATCTGATGAGCAGAGGAAGGCCGAGAAAGATTTAGACAAAAAGCCAGAAGATCCAATGGCTAAGATTAAGAACAGGGGTAGAGGTAAGAACAGTAGTTTGAGAAAGTACCtaagaaagaagagttcTAGAGGTATTATAGATGATCAGAGGGACAGAATCgaagaattgagaaagagtCAGATGCAAAGGGAGAAGAACAGGCTAAAATCTACCGAGGAGGAACTTGGGCCAGCACTCGGTCGCTTCGCGAAGAAAAGTGCTTAGATAATTTGGTGCattattgttgatatcacACACTATGCAAGGCGCTTTAAGGCATAGTGTAGGGATTGGGAAAAGAACTCTGTGGCGCCTGGCGTTTGAAGTTATTATCGAGGCGTCGCGCTCTACTTGTAGTAGAGCGTGGAGTGGTTGAGCTGTTAAATAATGAGAATATATGCTACCACTACAAGGGATTCTCTCCCATTCCAAGTGAATGTCCAAGTTTATATTCAGTATGATGAGATGCATTATCTTCCTTTAGAGTACATGCAGCCCTGATTACTTTAGTTGCTCCAAACCCTCTGTCGCTTTTGGGCCACCTCGTTCTTTGCTGACCCTCTCCGCTCCGCTGCCCTTCCATGCGCTCTCAATTAAACCAATGATGTGTTCCATTCCGACTCCTCCCTTGACCTGGGCAAAGACAGTTGGGCCTCCTTCTCTCATCTTTCTCGCATCCCTATCCATAACATCCAAATCTGCACCCACGGCTTCGGCCAAGTCTGTCTTGTTCACCACTAAAAGATCGCTCTGAGTGATTCCCGGGCCTCCTTTCCTGGGAATCTTGTCACCTCCACTAACATCAATGACGTAGATGATGTAATCCGCCAACTCTCTGGAGTAGTTAGCGGCCAAGTTATCACCTCCCGATTCGATAAGTAATATGTCGGAAGTGAATTCGCGGTGCAAATCTTCAAGAGCAGCAAGGTTGGCCGAGATATCTTCACGCACAGCTGCATGAGGGCATCCACCGGTTTCGATGGCACGGATACGAGATGCAGGCAGAGCTTTGTGTTTAGTGAGGAACTCAGCGTCTTCTCGGGTAAAGATATCATTGGTAACGGCTGCGATTGAGTATTTCTCTCTCAGGGCATTGCAGAGTGCCAGCATCAATGCCGTTTTGCCGGAACCTACAGGTCTGAACCATTGTTAGCAAATAAATCACTCACAGTGACTCTTCGAGTGATGACTGCAAAAATGAGGACAAGGGGACATCCATAAAATGAAACATTTGACAACAGAACTCGGAGTAATGGCACGTGACTGGTATACTCCTCATGTCATGGAGGGGTGTTTGGACAAAACAGTTTCACGAATGGGACTCAGGAACACGTACCCTCCAATACCAACGGTAAAGGCTCTCTCAGACCAATTTCTGCCCTCTATGATTGGCATTTCCCTGCCCATGTAACTACCAGGCCCATCGAGAATCTCATGAGTATGTCCATGGTCACCAGCTGGGTGATCGTGAGAGTGGGTTGGACCTCCTTCGTGAGAATGAGACATGATGAAAGTGTGTATGATCTGGATAACTTATGAACGTATGAGTGTTGGAGAGATCACAAGCTGTTTGAAAAGCAACAAGTAATATGAACAATCCACTTCGGTGTGATATTACGATGTATtcccaacaaacaaaagGATTTTCTGGGGATCTTCGAAACCAGCCTGTTGCAATCTCCCATTTGCAAGAAAGTTAAACCTAAATAGTCCCATGCAAGGCGCCCCTCTTCATTGGCCTGTGTGATTACTTTTACACGATGAATGCACGATACTGTGCAAACGAAATATGGATATCAAGTAGACAACTGCAATGGGCCAACGAAGCACATGCTTGAGATGTCTTGTTACTTAATCTAATCGATAATGAACGGGGAGTATGGCAATGTATGCGAATGAGCGACGGGTGAAGGATGGATGGCTTCATTTCACGTGATTTCACAATGAGTCAACGTCACCCGCTCATgctgaaaaaaaaaatgccCCGCCAATTTAGTGCTACAATAGTGATATAAAACCCCCACCATCCCACATCAATTAATTCCTGTTCCCTTAAGGTGCGTTCCGTCTCCACATCACTTAACACACAGAGTGCGGGAAAGGTTTCTAACAGATCATAGGCATACAATTCCATTTCTAGAAAACGAATATTTACTTGTTGCTCTCATCAATTGATCCGGCATTTCGACTTGGACGCGATTGTAACGAATTCTATCATCAGACTATCAAAATAAACAGATTCAACGATTTTCAAGATGGCAACAGTTGTTCTTGGTGCTCAATGGGTACGTGCCTTCTGCGAAGATCCGCGGAGATCGAATACTGACGTGCGAGGGTAGGGCGATGAAGGAAAGGTATGGCACACTGGGTTGGGAGGAATTCGTGTTTGGAAATTTAACTGAGGGTGGATTAGGGGAAACTTGTCGATGTCCTCTGCAGTGAGGAGTTGAGATTGTGCTGTCGTGCACAGGTAAATCTACCTCATAAGTTTCTCGCAAGCAATATGTGTCTAACATCGGATAAAATATAGGGCGGAAACAACGCAGGGTAAATTGATGCGATGAAAGAAACTGGGGTATCATCTAACTTACAATCATAGACATACAATTGTGGCCAATGGAGTGACATAGTGAGTATTCGTGAGAAGCGACTGTCAGAGTTCAAAAACATCTTCGGACACTCGGCTAATAAAATATCGAACAGCGACTTCCACATTTTACCTAGTGGTCTCCTCAACCCCGACTGCCAGAATTTGGTAGGAAGTGGATGCGTAGTCCACATTCCTGGCCTCCTTAAAGAACTTGCCGCTATCGATGGCAAGATTCCAGTTCCAGCAGGCAAAAAGCCTCCCAGAGAGAGATTATTGATCAGTGACCGATGCCAGTAGGTTTTGCAATCTTCGGTACAACTGAACGTTTCTGACAGTAAGCTACAGTGTCGTTCTTGATCTCCATCAGAAATTAGATGGACTC from Botrytis cinerea B05.10 chromosome 9, complete sequence carries:
- the Bctsr1 gene encoding Bctsr1 is translated as MAPAPTGQHSHRSTTKTTHKAFKSRKASKGALKELSKGKVQDLSHRKSPHQQLMSKFDRRNQARQKQNTKHKEHQRDLNVFQGRDGAPRIVALVPLCDDANAAAAVRSLTGSLDVDIDVPEEGIVRADIDRFKQKVQYIITKKELFSCMNASRVADFVVFILSPEQEVDELGELIIRSVESQGLSTTLTVVQGLDKIEPPKRRPGILSSLKSYVQHFHPDQEKVHNLDSRQECANLMRSLCTLAPKGIRWREERSWMLVDEVQWPTNEQQNVVLTGFVRGKGLKADRLISVGDWGDFQIEKITAAPLASKKRRTDEMATDDSNDETVLETPGEDQDDLAELAPEGIMMEDDDDAAMSVAPTEKRGVLLDDHHYFSDDETHLPAAPKRLPKGTSNYQSAWFLGDHFSDSGSDMEDFDDEEMTMDTPALPQDGAEGLAPREPTEAAPSEYPQSEMFLDPNPDDEAEAEQLAAFRRRKTDEAAEDREFPDEIELHPNVLARERLAKFRGLKSLRTSPWEEAEDRAYEPEDWRRLLQVPDYKSSRSQVTREALVGGVAAGTRVHVHLRNVPSSLQSTYNASQPLSAFSLLRHEHKKAVLNINFTLSSDYPSPIKSKSEMIVQCGPRRFVVNPLFSQGGNTPNDVHKFDRFLHPGQSTVASFIGPLSWGSIPTLFFQRPSESAPSSAPLLLIGTGTSLPPSTSRIIAKRIILTGHPYKIHKRLVTVRYMFFNREDVEWFKALQLWTKRGRSGFIKESLGTHGYFKATFDGKINPQDAVGVSLYKRMWPRNARSWDPVSDGLSEDMAGDRDVAME
- the Bcutp7 gene encoding Bcutp7, with translation MADIMELTDNSPSNGAVPIKRARTELATTESESQSQLRRRKEANKAYGRGGKIPIHSIKDKKLRGNLKKLEARNKTAILRAKDAEILLENEDGFLEPENELERTYKVRQDEIKQSVPLETAKKGFELKLDQLGPYVCDYTRNGKDLLLAGRKGHVATMDWREGKLGCELQLGETVRDAKWLHNNQLFAVAQKKYVYIYDGAGVELHCLKKHIEVTNMEFLPYHYLLATVGNAGHLKYQDISTGQMVMEMPTKLGSPTSLTQNPRNAILHMGHQNGTVTLWSPNSTTPLVKLLAHRGPVRSLAVDREGRYMVSTGQDMKMSVWDVRMFKEVNSYFTRQPASSVAISDRGLTAVGWGTQVSIWRGLFSKSSLEQEKIQSPYMAWGGEGNRIERVRWCPFEDVLGTSHDSGFSSILVPGAGEANFDALEVNPFETTKQRQEAEVKSLLNKLQPEMISLDPNYIGNLDLRSDEQRKAEKDLDKKPEDPMAKIKNRGRGKNSSLRKYLRKKSSRGIIDDQRDRIEELRKSQMQREKNRLKSTEEELGPALGRFAKKSA
- the Bcpio1 gene encoding Bcpio1 — translated: MSHSHEGGPTHSHDHPAGDHGHTHEILDGPGSYMGREMPIIEGRNWSERAFTVGIGGPVGSGKTALMLALCNALREKYSIAAVTNDIFTREDAEFLTKHKALPASRIRAIETGGCPHAAVREDISANLAALEDLHREFTSDILLIESGGDNLAANYSRELADYIIYVIDVSGGDKIPRKGGPGITQSDLLVVNKTDLAEAVGADLDVMDRDARKMREGGPTVFAQVKGGVGMEHIIGLIESAWKGSGAERVSKERGGPKATEGLEQLK